In one Juglans regia cultivar Chandler chromosome 11, Walnut 2.0, whole genome shotgun sequence genomic region, the following are encoded:
- the LOC109010923 gene encoding endo-1,3;1,4-beta-D-glucanase-like produces MARLPKLPFLSSTLSKLAFLLSLVILLSLPLGFYSEDGTLSRHCLENPPVVNSSYGAGSVHKIGGHKAYVSGHRHSKLAILLVSDVYGYEAPHLRKIADKVAESGFYAVVPDFFFGDPFVANTSRTVQEWLKTHGTDDGSKNATRIIAALKRKGKVAVGAAGICWGGNVIVKVSKTHNIKAAVLLHPSWVTLDDIEAVKVPLSILAAELDNGTPAKLLKQFEEALSKNKVDNFIKIFPNVKHGWTVRYNDTDPVAVKAAEESHQDMLHWLTKYLKKT; encoded by the exons ATGGCTCGTCTCCCGAAGCTCCCCTTTTTATCTTCAACGCTCTCCAAGCTAGCTTTCCTTCTATCTCTTGTCATTCTTCTATCTCTTCCTCTCGGTTTCTATTCTGAGGACGGTACCTTAAGCCGTCACTGCTTGGAGAACCCTCCAGTAGTTAACTCCAGCTATGGAGCTGGGTCAGTACACAAAATTGGAGGCCACAAGGCTTACGTTAGTGGCCATCGTCATTCCAAGCTTGCAATCCTACTTGTTTCTGATGTTTATG GATATGAAGCTCCGCATTTGAG GAAAATCGCTGACAAGGTTGCTGAATCTGGATTCTATGCTGTGGTTCCTGACTTCTTCTTTGGAGATCCCTTTGTAGCCAATACTTCGAGGACAGTCCAAGAATGGTTAAAAACTCATGGAACA GATGACGGCTCCAAAAATGCTACGCGAATAATTGCTGCTctgaaaagaaaaggcaaagtTGCAGTTGGAGCAGCAGGGATTTGCTGGGGTG gCAATGTGATTGTGAAAGTGTCAAAGACTCATAACATTAAAGCTGCAGTGTTGTTACACCCTTCATGGGTCACTCTGGATGATATTGAGG CTGTCAAGGTTCCTCTTTCCATATTGGCTGCTGAATTAGACAATGGCACTCCTGCCAAACTTCTCAAACAGTTTGAGGAGGCTCTATCCAAAAATAAG GTTGATAATTTTATCAAGATATTTCCCAATGTTAAGCATGGATGGACAGTAAGGTACAACGATACCGATCCGGTGGCTGTGAAGGCTGCTGAAGAATCCCATCAAGACATGTTGCATTGGCTGACCAAGTATCTCAAGAAAACATAA